From a single Chloroflexota bacterium genomic region:
- a CDS encoding helix-turn-helix domain-containing protein: protein MEELTRTYITTTEVANILRINPKSAGFLARKGKIPAVKIANRWLIPKAAVEELAKTYVPRRGRPRSKRKYTRRRQT from the coding sequence ATGGAAGAGCTGACCCGCACCTACATCACCACCACAGAGGTGGCCAACATACTGAGGATCAACCCGAAGTCTGCTGGTTTCTTGGCCCGGAAGGGGAAGATTCCAGCAGTCAAGATCGCCAACCGCTGGCTCATTCCCAAGGCGGCTGTCGAGGAACTGGCTAAGACCTACGTCCCCAGGAGGGGCAGGCCCAGAAGCAAACGCAAATACACCAGGAGGAGGCAGACATGA
- a CDS encoding recombinase family protein, producing MKRAALYERVSTDAQVEKYGLSAQDRALKKRTTEKGYLLVPNMDKDAFVDDGYSGGDTNRPALLRLRQSVAEGRVDVVLCHDPDRLSRSLSDLLLLSDELKRAGIQLEFITQETDASPEGRMFFAMRGAVAEYERAKIRERTTRGRLEKAKQGKVVSGAAAPFGYTFDPKTSTLQINEDHAKVVRMAFYLYLQEHLSITKLADRLNRLGTPPPSGKRWHTSTLGRMLCNETYAGTLWQNKWQTQKIDCGQQRQPRIQESIRPKDEHISAQVPPMVPREMFDAVQNRLRENSHLAMRNTKHEYLLAGLLRHTCGSGMGAKTTKGTAYYYCYKSQKFKAPIDEKGQAVPCRCSWVNGHALDGAVWDTVTNLLRRPDLLVAEVERLTKPDSATREVLNEELAMLRKRLEELPKEERRLVEGYRKGFFADFMMREEMERIRKERGDVDERCRQLELQLSRLDRAASYKSKVEDLAETLNCGLDQMDFDKRRELIRLLVDQVVYDQGHVTIKTIIPLGDGESQLQPISPPARGGRTGGFPSFRGRTGMTDQKHK from the coding sequence ATGAAGAGGGCAGCACTGTACGAGCGGGTTTCTACCGATGCCCAGGTTGAGAAGTACGGCCTCAGCGCTCAGGACCGTGCACTCAAGAAGCGGACGACGGAAAAAGGGTATCTGCTTGTCCCAAACATGGACAAAGACGCCTTTGTTGACGATGGATACTCTGGCGGTGACACCAACCGGCCAGCCCTGCTTCGACTGCGCCAATCAGTAGCCGAAGGCAGAGTGGATGTCGTCCTGTGCCATGACCCTGACCGCCTCTCCCGTAGCCTGTCTGACCTCTTGCTCCTTAGCGACGAGCTCAAGCGGGCCGGTATTCAGCTGGAGTTCATTACACAGGAGACCGATGCCTCTCCTGAAGGGCGCATGTTCTTTGCCATGCGTGGTGCAGTGGCCGAGTATGAACGTGCCAAGATACGGGAGCGCACCACCCGTGGCCGGCTGGAGAAGGCAAAGCAGGGTAAGGTCGTGAGCGGCGCAGCGGCCCCGTTCGGATACACCTTCGACCCTAAGACATCGACGCTGCAAATAAACGAGGACCATGCCAAGGTGGTGAGAATGGCGTTCTACCTGTACCTTCAAGAACACCTGTCGATTACCAAACTGGCAGATCGTCTGAACCGGCTTGGCACCCCACCGCCGTCGGGCAAGCGCTGGCACACGTCCACTCTCGGTCGTATGCTCTGCAACGAGACTTATGCGGGGACGCTCTGGCAGAACAAGTGGCAAACCCAAAAGATAGATTGCGGGCAGCAACGCCAGCCGAGAATACAAGAGAGCATCCGACCCAAGGATGAGCACATTTCGGCCCAAGTGCCGCCCATGGTCCCAAGGGAGATGTTCGACGCTGTACAAAACAGGCTCCGGGAGAACTCCCACCTGGCCATGCGCAACACGAAGCACGAGTACCTGCTTGCCGGGCTTCTAAGGCATACCTGCGGTAGCGGTATGGGGGCCAAAACAACGAAGGGGACTGCTTACTACTACTGCTACAAGAGCCAGAAGTTCAAGGCTCCGATTGACGAGAAGGGACAGGCGGTGCCCTGTCGATGTAGTTGGGTCAACGGCCACGCTCTTGACGGTGCGGTATGGGATACAGTAACGAACCTACTGCGACGGCCCGACCTGCTGGTTGCAGAGGTCGAGCGGCTGACCAAACCAGACTCCGCTACGCGGGAGGTACTGAATGAAGAGCTAGCCATGCTCAGGAAACGTCTGGAAGAACTCCCCAAAGAAGAGCGACGTTTAGTTGAAGGCTATCGGAAAGGGTTCTTCGCTGACTTTATGATGCGGGAAGAAATGGAACGGATACGCAAGGAGCGAGGGGACGTCGATGAGCGTTGCAGACAGCTTGAGTTGCAGCTTTCAAGGCTGGACCGTGCTGCGAGCTACAAGAGCAAGGTCGAAGACCTGGCCGAGACGTTGAACTGCGGATTGGATCAGATGGACTTCGACAAGCGCCGTGAGCTTATCCGTCTGCTAGTGGATCAGGTGGTCTACGACCAAGGTCACGTCACCATCAAGACCATAATCCCGCTGGGCGATGGTGAGAGCCAATTGCAACCCATATCCCCTCCCGCCAGGGGAGGGAGAACGGGTGGATTCCCGTCCTTCCGCGGAAGGACGGGAATGACAGATCAAAAGCACAAATAA